From Hoeflea sp. 108:
GGCGAGATTGACGATACGTGATAGCAATGGCCGCCGCAGCAGGCCTGCAAAGGCTGTGCCGGCGCCGAACCAGGCAAAGTGGATGACTACGATCAGCGCCAGCAGAATCGCCGTCTTCACCGACGTCTCAATCAGCTCCGGCCGCAATCCGAGCTGGGTTCCGGCAAAGACCGCGCCGATGACGACATAGGCCTTCGGATTGGCAAGCGCGAGCAGCAGGCCGCCGGTGAAGCCAGGGGCCAACGCCTGGGCCGGCGTCTCGGCAAGCGGCGGCGCCGTCGCGATCGCAAAGGCCAGATAGAGGATGTAGAGCGCCGACAGGCCGAGCAGCAGCGGCGCCAGCCTCGGTTGCGACAGGACTACCGACGCAAGCCCCGCGGCGACCGCGACAAGCACGACGCTGGTGCCGATGATGACCCCCGCGAGATAGGGCAACGAGCGTCGCAATCCGAACGCGCTGCCAAGCGCCGTGACGCTGATGGTCGAGGGACCGGGGCTGCCCATAACGACCAGCGCGGTGGCAATGAGTGCGAGAACGGGCTCGATGGCCGGTACTGCGAAAAGCTGCTGCTGCACGATCAACCTCCTGGCATTGCTGCTGTGCGGGCCAGCCTGGAGCCAGGAGGCATGTCTCGTCTTGAAGGTTTGTGCGAGCCGGCCGAAGGCGAGCCGCGCCGCCACCGCGCCCTGGCGTATAGCTGTCGCAGCCGCCGGCGGCTGACACTGTGCCCATGCCATGCCATTGTCGTGCCTCGGGATTCGGGGCATGCGCACGACTGCGCCTCGGCACATCGCTCACGCCCAGCCAATGGAGCGCCGCATGAAACCATCCATTCTTCTTGTAACCGTATCGATCGCGCTTTTGCCGACGCTCGCCATTGCCCAGGACAGCGAGCCGCAGACCATTGCCTTCGAAGGCGGCAACTTCACCATCAAGGAGAACGCCGAGGGCGAGAAGGTGCTTGCCTATGAAGGCAAGGAACTGGCCAAGAACTACGTCGCCTTCCACGACCGCACGGTCGATCTCAACGGCACCAAGGTGGCGATCTTTGCGATAGGCGACGGCGGCAACGCCTGCGGGCCGGAAACCGTGCTCGCCTGGAAGACCGAGGCGGGCATCCAGTCCACTGTGGTCGGCGATGGCGAATGCGGCACCCCGCCAGCTGCCGCGACCAGCGACACGCTCTATTTCGTGCCCTACCTGCTGCCAGGCACCAAGTCGCCCGTTCGCAAATGGTCGCCGGGAGACGGCCTGTCCATGGCCGGCGAGCTGGCCTTCACGCCGCAGCCTGACACGACCTGGGCCAACTTAAAGGTCGAAGACGTCCTCTACCCCGTCGACTTCTTCGACAACGCCGACATCTACAAAGCAGCGAGCGCCATGTTGGGCGACAAGCTCGAAGGCGTCGCGCTGGGCCTCTCGGTGTCGAGCGGTCCGGAAAAGACGACCTCGGGCCTGGTCTTCGCAACCGGCTGCGTGCCCCATGCCTGCGGCATCAACGATTCCTTCATCGGCATCGATGCCGGCGGCAGGAAGCTCTATTTCGCCAGGCAGGGCGATGCGTCGGAGCCGGACACCTGGCCAGCATTGGCCGAATGGCCGGCCGAATTGAAGGGCGCGATGACCAAGTCGTTGATACAGGGAGAATGAGAAAGAGATGCGCAAACTGATTTCGACCGGATCGCCCTTCGAAAAGACTGCCGGCTATTCACGCGCCGTGGTCCAGGGAGATTGGTGCTTCGTTTCCGGCACGACGGGCTACGACTACGCCACCATGACCATGCCCGACAACGTGGAGGCGCAGACGCGCAATTGCCTGGCGACCATCGCCAAGGCGCTCAAGGACGGCGGCTTCGATATGGCCGACGTGGTGCGCGCGCATTACTACATCACCGACCAGGCCTATGTGGACCTGGTGTTCCCGATCCTCGGCGAGACCTTCGGCGACATCCGGCCGGCAGCGACGATGATCGTCTGCCAGCTCAACAAGCCGGAGATGAAGATCGAGATCGAGGTGACGGCGCTGAAGCGTTTGTGACCGCAAGGGGGACTGCTTGCGCATCCTATCGTTGAACGGCTGGGGCGGCAGGCTCGGCGAGGAACTTGTCACCTATGTCGGGGACGCCGAGCCTGATGTGCTCTGCCTGCAGGAGGCGACCAGCACGCCAGCGGCAACCTCCCCGTGGCTTACCTATCGTGATGGCGGCGGCGAGCTCTTGCAGCGCGCCAACCTGTTTGCCGAGGTGGCCAGCGCACTGCCCGACCACCAGGCGTTCTTCTGCCCCGCCGCGCGCGGCCCTCTCCATGACGGCGACCGGATGCTGCAGTCGGAATGGGGACTGGCGACCTTCGTCAGGTGCTCGCTTCCAATCGTCGGACAGATGCAGGACTTTATCCACGGCGCCTTCTCGGCCGACGGCTTCGGTGAGCACCCGCGCTCGCGCAACGCCCATGCCGTCCGACTGCACGACTACGCGACCGGGCGGACAACAGTCGTCGTTCATCTCCACGGCCTGCGCGAGCTCGACGGCAAGGGCGACTCCCCTGCCCGCGACGCCCAGACGGCAAGGCTGATCGAGCTGATCGACAGGATACGTCACCACGGCGACGGGCTCGTCGTCTGCGGCGACTTCAACGTGCTGCCCGAGAGCCGGATGCTTTCGGCTTTGCGCGACATCGGGCTGACCGAACTGGTGACGTCGCGTGGCTTCACCGACACCCGGACCTCGCATTACCTGAAATCGCCGCGATATGCCGACTATATGCTGGTCAGCGGCAACGCCGATGTGCGCGGCTTTGAGGTGGTCGAGGAACCCGAGATATCCGATCACCGCGCGCTGCTGCTGGAGATTGGGTAGGTCACCTCGGAGCCGATGAAGACACAAATCGCGAAAAACAGGAGCTGGTGGAGTCATTTGGCCGCTCTGGCACGCCCTTTCCTGCTTGCACCGACGCCCTGCCAAGGCTAGCAAGTCCGCGGTTCACGCATCTTTCGGAAAGGCTTTCCATGGCGACGCGCAATCTTCTTCTCCTGCCCGGCGACGGCATCGGCCCCGAGGCCATGGCCGAGGTCCGCAAGCTGATCTCGGCGATGAACGAGAAACTCGGCAGCGGCTTCACCACCGAGGAAGGTCTCGTCGGGGGCTCGGCCTATGACGCGCACGGCCAGGCGATCTCGGATGCCGACATGGCCAAGGCGATGGCGGCTGACGCCGTGCTGTTCGGTGCAGTCGGCGGCCCGAAGTGGGACGCAGTTCCCTATGAGGTGCGCCCCGAGGCCGGCCTTTTGCGCCTGCGCAAGGACATGGAGCTGTTTGCCAACCTGCGTCCGGCGATCTGCTACCCGGCGCTGGCCGGCTCGTCGTCGCTCAAGCAGGACGTGGTCGAAGGCCTCGACATCCTGATCGTGCGCGAGCTGACCGGCGGCGTATATTTCGGCGAGCCGAAACAGATCATCGATCTCGGCAACGGCCAGAAGCGCGGCATCGACACGCAGGTCTACGACACCTTCGAGATCGAGCGCATCTCGGGCGTCGCCTTCGAACTGGCTCGCACCCGCAAGAACCGCGTGACGTCGATGGAAAAGCGCAACGTCATGAAGTCGGGCGTATTGTGGAACGAGGTGGTGACCGCCACCCACAAGGCCAGGTATGCCGATGTCAAGCTCGACCACATGCTGGCCGACGCCGGCGGCATGCAGCTGGTACGCTGGCCCAAGCAATTCGACGTCATCGTCACCGACAACCTGTTCGGCGACATGCTGTCTGATGTCGCGGCGATGCTGACCGGCTCGCTCGGCATGTTGCCTTCGGCCTCGCTGGGCGCGCCCGACGCGCTTACCGGCAAACGCAAGGCGCTCTACGAGCCAGTGCACGGCTCGGCGCCCGACATCGCCGGCCAGGGCATCGCCAACCCGATCGCCATGCTCGCGTCATTTGCCATGTGCCTGCGCTACTCGTTCAACATGGTGGCCGAGGCCGACCGCCTCGAGGCCGCGATTGCCGCTGTCCTCGACGACGGCCTGCGCACCAAAGACATCATGTCGGAAGGCAAGACCGAAGTCGGCACCACTCAGATGGGTGACGCCATCGTGGCGAAGTTCTTCGCCTGATTGCCGACTGAAGAACTGAAAACGGCGCCCTTGGGCGCCGTTTTTCTTTGTCCTTGTTGATGTCGCTACGCATCCGGGATGTAGAGCGCGGGCACGCTTACGCCCTCCGGCACCGGCCCCCACTTGTTGTCGTGCTTCTGCGACGGCAGCAAGGTGAAGACCAGAAGCACAAATCCGCCAAAGGGTACGAAGATCAGCAGATAGAACCAGCCGGACAAGCCGAGATCGTGGATCCTCCGAACGGTGACGGCAATGCTGGGCAAGACCATGGCCAGGCCGAAGGCGCTGAGCAGGAAGAGCACCATGATCGGCAGACTCTGCTCATCCTGGCCGGAGACTGCAGCGAAGATGCCGATCAAGGCGCCGAGCACCACTCCGCCCAGGATCATGAACAGCGTGAAAGCCCAATATTCCTTGCGACGTGCACGGCCGCTGAAATTGACATAGTTCGTCGTGATCGCTCGCCAAAAGTAAGACCACAGTCCAGTTGACGGTTCGCCATAGGCTGCATCGCTGTAGGCGGGTTCGTATCTCGGCGCGCGAGGCACGGCCTGCGCCGGAGCCGGCTGGCTGTCCGCCACGCCGCGGCGGCCGAACTGCGGCACCGATCGTCCGGGTTGAGGCATCGGTCCGGCACTGCGCGCAACAGGCGCATGAATGGGAAAGACGTCGCGGGCCTGTCCGCCTGACGGGGTGAACTCGACCTCCGTTCCCTTGCCGACTGCCATCGCCTGGCGCAGGTCCTCGCGCGTGAAGCCGTAGCGGTTGCCGTCGGCGCCTTCGATAAAGCCGAAGCCTTGCGCCTCGTCGTAATGTAGCATTTCCCCGCGCATGATCCCTCCGGCGGCTGATCTCTAACAACTGTGAGCAGAGTTTTTCACACCCGGCAAGTCCGGCGCGCAGCCACGCCCGGCCTGTGTTCCCACCGGCACAGATGCCGCGAAAACAACGCCGCCAATGCATCTCCCGATATAATCCGGTTTGAGAAACGGCCACTCATGTTACCCTTCGCTAAAAGGGCAATGGGGTAGGGAACGTAGTGATTCGGGTCGGCAGACCTCGCTACCTATCGATGACATGGCGACGCGGCGCCTCAAGGCCGCCTCCCCGGACGCCGGTCTCGGCGATGCGAAGCTTCTGGGGCCTGATGCGGGCCTACTGGTTCTCGGATCGCTGGAAGGAAGCCTGGGGGCTGACGCTGGTGATAGCCCTCCTGACCGCACTTTCCAGCAAGGCCAGCGTATGGATGGCCGAAGCCTCGGGCGAACTGGTCAATTCGATCGCCTTCTTCCACGATCCCGCCAACGTGACGCCGCTTGCGTCATTGCTCACCGCCGCCGGCACGCTCTTCATTCTCGTGCTGCTCAAGGATGCCGGCTTCACGGGCATCCGCCACCTCTTCTCCACGACATTGCATCGCAAATGGCGGGGCTGGCTCGATGGCCGCTTCAACGCCGCTCTGCTCGATGCCAACCACACCCATTTCCACGTCCAGCACGACGCCGGCGAGGGCCGGGCTGCGCCCGACAACATCGACCAGCGGGTCCAGGACGCCATCAAGGGCATGACCGGCGGTGCCATCGGCCTGGCGATGGGGGTGATGAGCGTCGCCACCTCGCTGTTCTTCGTCGGCCAGAAATTGTGGGAGACATCGGCGCCGGTGCGTGGGCTCGAATTCCTCGGCGACTATGGCAGCTTCGTTCTGGCGCTAGGCGCGGTCGCCGCCTACGTGCCGCTCAACACCTTCATCGCCATGAAGCTCGGCGGGCTGATGGAGCGGTTGAACGTCAGGATGCAGCAGGCCGAAGGCAGCTATCGCGGCGAGATGAACACGCTTCTGCGCCGCAGTTTCCACGTCGCCGCATCGCGTGGAGAAGGCGTGCAGCAGGCCATGCACGAGCGCCACTACCGCGACATCGACAAGACCTGGGCCCGCCTGAACACGGTCAATGCCGGCTACATGTCGTTCGAGCTGATTTACAATTTCGTCGCCGCCCGCTTCATTGCCTACGGTCCGGGGCTGATCCCCTACATGCAGGGCCAGATCAATCTCAAGGGCTACGTCACCGGCGCCGAGCTGGTGAACTCACTGATCGGGCAATGCTCCTGGTTCATCCAGGTGATGCCGGCGATCGCCACGCTGCGCGCCAACAGCGTGCGGGTGATCGACCTGGCCGAGGCAATCGAAAACGTTCAGCAGCCGCAGCAGCACTATGGCCGAACGGGCCAGGCCGAATTCCGCTTCGCCAGCCAGCACGCCGTCTTCGGACTTGCCTTGCGCAACCTGGAACTGATGCATCGCGGCAGCGACGTGCAACCCTTCCTGACGGTGACCAGCCTGCGCTTCCGGCGCGGCGAATGGAGCTTCGTGCGCGGTGAATCCGGCTGCGGCAAGACCTCGCTGGTCAAGGCGATCAACGGGCTCTGGCCGTATGGCCGCGGCGACATCGTCTTTCCCGAGAACGTTTCGGCCTTTTACGCCACTCAGGACGTGAAGCTGCCGCAAGTCACGCTCAAGCAGCTCGTCTGCTTGCCGGGCAGCGCCGAGGGCCATTCGGAGGCGAAGGTGGCGGTGGCGCTGCACAAGGCCGGCCTCGGCGACTTCATCGAGCATCTCGACAGCGAATTGCATGACGGCAGGATATGGGAACAGGTCTTCTCCGGCGGGCAGAAGCAGAAGCTCGTCGCCGCCCGCATCCTGCTGCACCAGCCGGGCCTGCTGTTCCTCGACGAGGCCACCGGCGCGCTCGACCACGAGGCCAAGATCGCCTTCCACCGCGCCATCAAGGACAATTGCCCCGGCGTGACCGTCATCAGCGTCATGCACGACCCCGTGCCGCCGCGCGCCGCCGACGGCAGCGAATTCTATGACAGCATCGTCAGCATCGCCGACGGCACAGCCACCAAACAGGCCATATCGAGCCTGCCAGCCGAGTTGACCACCCTGCTCGACCAGCCCCTGCCGGTCCGGCCCTGGCCGAAGCGCGGCCAGCGCGTCAAGCTCACCGACAGGTAGCCCTAGAGGCCTTCCGCTTTTCTTCGAATCGCGGAAACCCTCCATCTCTTTGTTTTTGCGCTATTCCGGACGGAAAACCGCTGCGCACTTTTCCTGAAATTACTCTAGACGCTGCCTGGCAGCGGCACGGCGCAGATGATGGAGCGGGTGAGAAACCGCTTCTCGCGGCCATTGTCGAGCGAGAACATGCCGCCGCGCCCCGGCACCACATCAATGATCAGGTCGGTGTGCTTCCAGGCTTCGTATTGCGAGGCGCTGATGTAGACGGGCGTGTCACCGATGGTGCCCATCAGCACGTCGAGGTCGCCGACGATGAAGTCGGAGCGCGGATAACACATCGGCGACGAGCCGTCGCAGCAGCCGCCGGACTGGTGGAACAGCACCGGCCCGTGGTCGGCGATGATCTCGTCGAGCAGGGCGACGGCGCCGGGTGTTGCCGAGACCTTGTCGAGAGGATGATGCGAGGACATGAGTGGGTTCCGGTTCTTCCTTGTCCCCGCCTGCAGGGAGAAGGGCCACGAAGTGACGGATGAGGGGCGGCGCGAACGCGGTCGGGTCAGCGCTGCCCCTCACCTGCCTGCCGGCATCCTCTCCCCGTGAACGGGGAGAGGAACGCTCGTCATCTCAGAAAAACCCGAGCTTCTTCGGGCTGTAGCTGACCAGCATGTTCTTGGTCTGCTGGTAGTGGTCGAGCATCATCTTGTGCGTCTCGCGGCCGATGCCCGACTGCTTGTAGCCGCCGAAGGCGGCGTGCGCCGGATAGGCGTGGTAGCAGTTGGTCCACACGCGCCCGGCCTGGATGGCGCGGCCGAAGCGGTAAAGCCGGTTGGCATCGCGGCTCCAGATGCCGGCACCGAGGCCGTACAGCGTGTCGTTGGCGATCGACAGCGCATCGTCATCATCCTTGAAGGTGGTGACCGAGACAACAGGCCCAAAGATCTCCTCCTGGAAGATGCGCATCTTGTTGTGGCCCTTGAACACGGTCGGCTTGACGTAATAGCCGCCGGCGAGGTCACCGGGCAGATGCGCGCGCTCGCCGCCGGTCAGCACCTCAGCGCCCTCCTGGCGGCCGATGTCCATATAGGACAGGATCTTCTCCAGCTGCTCCGACGAGGCCTGCGCGCCGATCATGGTGGCCGGATCGAGCGGGTCGCCCTGGACAATTGCCTCGACGCGCTTCAGCGCGCGTTCCATGAACTTGTCGTAAATCTTCTCATGCACCAGCGCCCGGCTCGGGCAGGTGCAGACCTCGCCCTGGTTGAGCGCGAACATGACGAAGCCTTCGATCGCCTTGTCGAAGAAGTCGTCGTCTTCCGCCGTCACGTCCTGGAAGAAGATGTTGGGCGACTTGCCGCCGAGTTCGAGCGTCACCGGGATCAGGTTCTGCGAGGCGTATTGCATGATCAGCCGGCCGGTCGTCGTCTCGCCGGTGAAGGCGATCTTGGCGATGCGCGGGCTCGACGCCAGCGGCTTGCCCGCCTCGAGGCCGAAGCCGTTGACGATGTTGAGCACGCCCTCGGGCAACAGGTCGCCGATCAGGTCGGCCCACAGCATGATGGTGGCGGGCGTCTGCTCGGCCGGCTTCAGCACCACGCAATTGCCGGCGGCGAGCGCCGGCGCCAGCTTCCAGCAGGCCATCAGCAGCGGGAAATTCCACGGGATGATCTGGCCGACGACGCCCAGCGGCTCGTGGAAATGATAGGCGACGGTGTCGTCGTCGATCTGCGACAGGCTGCCCTCCTGGCCACGCAGCGCCCCGGCGAAATAGCGGAAATGGTCGATGGCGAGCGGCACGTCGGCGGCGGTCGTCTCGCGGATCGGCTTGCCGTTGTCCCAGGTCTCGGCCAGCGCCAGACAGTCGAGGTTTTCCTCCATGCGGTCGGCGATGCGGTTGAGGATCAGCGCGCGGGTCGCGGGCGCAGTCTTGCCCCAGGCGTCCTTGGCCTTGTGGGCGGCATCGAGTGCTGCCTCGATGTCGGCTGCGTCGGAGCGGGCGACCTCGCCCAGCGGCCGGCCGGTGACCGGCGAGACGTTTTCGAAGTAGCGGCCCGATTTCGGCGCCACCCACGCACCACCGATGTAATTGTCGTAGCGCTTGGCGAAGGGGATCTTGGCCGTGCGCGAGAATTCCACCTTGTTCATCTCTTCCTCCCGAGAAGCGGCACCGCAGGATGCGGCGCGTCGACAAAGAGCGTCGGAGATGTTGCGAAAGCTGTCAGCCCCAGGGGAAGCGATGGCAGGCGGCGACTGTCGCAGTTCTGCGACAGTCGGGCGCTGCAAAACTCAATGGTCGCGGCGGATGCCCAGCCGGTTGAGCTTGCGGTGCAGCGTCGCCCTGGAAATGCCGAGCTTCTGGGCCGCCGCCGAGACGTTGCCGTCGGCGCGGGCCAGCGCGCGATGCAGTGCCGCGCGTTCGGCCTCGTCGAGGTCTCCCGACACCCGCTGGGGCATGCCCAGAAGGTCGGCGACCGGCAGCCGGCGCTCTAGCTGCTCGCGGGTGATGCCGTGGGCGAGGCGCGCCTGCCTGGTGGCGCCGATGACCAGATCGTCGGCGTCGACGGCCACCATGGCGCCCGGATTGCGCTCGGCAGCCGGCGTCAGCAGGATGCGCGCCTCGGGGAAAGCGAGACGGAAATTGTCGGCCTCGATGCGGCGGGCGGCGTCGTTCACCGCGAGGGCGATGAGATTGACGAAACCTTCGGTCAGGTCGGCCCGACAGGACGAAACATCAAGTGCGGCGGCGACATTGCCCTCATGATCGTAGATCGGCGTCGTGGTGCAGGACAGCGCCGTGTTGCGGGCGAAGAAATGCTGGTCGCGGTGGATGGTGAGCGCCCGCTGTTCGACAAGGCAGGTACCGATGCCGTTGGTGCCTTCGCTTTCCTCGCTCCAGATGGTGCCGGTCCACAGGCCCCATTTGTGGAAGGTCTGGTTGTCGGAGATCGCGCCCCGCCGTTCTATCGGCACGCCGTCGCGATCGGCCAGCAGAACGCAGCAGCCGACGCCGCCGACGGCGAGATAGAGCCGGTCGAGGCTCGCTTGCGCGGCATGGATCAGCGGTTCGATGCGTTGGCGCGCGTCGCGCAACTCCTGCTCGGTGAGGCGCTGCGGCGGCTTGTGCTCGCCGGGGTCGAGACGATGCAGCCGCGACGACCGCCGCCAGGACGCCACCAGCGCCGAGCGTGCCGCCTCGTCGGAAGCGACCGCAGCCTGCACGGCATCCTCATGCCGTCCAAAAAACTGTCCGCTCATAAGCTCCTCCCAAAGCCCGGACCATTCCTGCTGCCATGCGCGGCGGACCATGCCGCCAAGCTGCCGATCCTCCAGAGTTCGGCCGCCCCGTCAATTCGCCATAAGAACAAGGCCGTCACAAGGACGGCGCCCGCTGTAGCCAAGCATATATAACGAATGTTCAGGCACAAGGGATCAACAATTGCGGAGCATCAGCGACGCAAGCCTGCTATCGCCGTGCCCTGATCTCGGTCATCGACCGCAGCTGCCTGCCATCCAGGAAATTGGCCGGCTCCAGCCACTCTTCCATGACGGCGCGACAGGCCGGCCACTCGGACGACAGCATCGAATACATGCAGATATCTCTTGCCAGCCCCTTGAGCAGCAAACCTTCGCGCAAGGTCCCTTCATAAGTGAAGCCGAGCCGGTCGGCGGCAATTCGCGACCGGTTGTTCTCGGCGGTGCAGGTCCATTCCAGGCGGCGATAGCCAAGCCCCTCGAAGACGTGGCGCATGACCAGATAGAGTGCCTCGCTCGCAAGCGTCGTGCGTTGCATGCTTGACGTGAACAGCACGTAGCCGAGCTCGACGACCTGATGTGCGGCCCTCGCTTCCATCAGGCACAACCAGCCCAGCACGGCGCCCCGAAGATCGATGACGGCGAAAAACGCCCGCTTCGGGTCGGAGACAAGCACATCGACATGGGCGGCGAATGCGGTCTCGTCGGCAAACGGCCCGACCTTCATCTCGGCCCAGGCGGCAGCGACGTTCTCGTCATGCGAAAGCCGGTAGAGCGTGACGGCATCGGAGGCTTCAAGTGGCCGGAGACTGCCATGACGACCGCCAATGACGGTCGCAACCGGCAGTTTCGCATCGATTGGCTCGCCCATTGGCCTGATCCCGCATCTGCGCCTCGACGAGAATAGTACAAGGCAATTCAAGTTTGCCAAAGACACTACCCTCGGCAACCTGCGCGCGCGATTGACTCTTCGCCGAAACCCGATAAAAGCGGCGGCGAACAGGGAACCCTCCGATGCGCGGCCTCTTGATGGCGCTTTTCGCATTCGATTTCCCCGGCCACGACAGAAGTCGTGCCGGGCGCGGAGCCGTTTCCCTGCTTTCGACCAAAACCATGGCCAAAACCACCACCACCAAAACGGTGTGATTTCCCTTGGCCTGCTCACCCTCTCCCGGGTCTGGCCCGGGGGATGAAGCCCGCGCTGGCCAGCGGGTTTTCTCCAGGAACGAGCGGAGAGGGACAGGAGTGATCTGATGGGTTTCAAGGTTGCGATCGTCGGCGCCACGGGCAATGTGGGCCGCGAAATGCTCAATATCCTCGAGGAACGCGGCTTCCCCGCCAGCGAAGTGGTGCCGCTGGCATCGCGCCGCAGCCAGGGCACCGAAGTGTCCTATGGCGACAAGACGCTGAAGGTGAAGGCGCTCGACACCTACGACTTCTCCGACACCGACCTCTGCCTGATGTCGGCCGGCGGCAATATCTCCAAGGAATGGTCGCCCAAGATCGGCAAGCAGGGTTGCGTCGTCATCGATAATTCGTCGGCCTTCCGCTACGACCAGGACGTGCCGCTGATCGTGCCGGAAGTGAACCCGGACGCCATTGCCGGCTTCACCAAGAAGAACATCATCGCCAACCCGAACTGCTCGACCGCCCAGATGGTTGTGGCGCTGAAGCCGCTGCACGACAAGGCCAAGATCAAGCGCGTCGTCGTTGCGACCTACCAGTCGGTGTCGGGCGCCGGCAAGGAAGGCATGGACGAGCTGTTCACCCAGACGCGCGCCGTCTTCGTCGCCGATCCGGTCGAAGCCAAGAAGTTCAGCAAGCGCATCGCCTTCAACGTCATTCCACACATCGACGTCTTCATGGAGGACGGCTACACCAAGGAAGAGTGGAAGATGGTCGCCGAGACCAAGAAGATGCTCGACCCCAAGATCAAGCTGACGGCCACCGCCGTGCGCGTGCCTGTCTTCATCGGCCACTCCGAAGCCGTCAATGTCGAGTTCGAAGAGCCGATCACCGCCGACGAGGCGCGCGACATCCTGCGCGAAGCGCCGGGCTGCCTGGTCATCGACAAGCATGAGGACGGCGGCTACGCCACGCCGCTCGACTCGGCCGGCGAAGACGCCACTTACATCTCTCGCATCCGCGAGGACGGCACGGTCGACAACGGCCTGGCGATGTGGATCGTCTCCGACAACCTGCGCAAGGGCGCGGCCCTCAACGCCGTGCAGATCGCCGAACTTCTGGTCGAGCGCGGCCTGATCAAGCCGAAGCAGAAGGCCGCCTGACGCCATGTTCGATGTCGTGCTG
This genomic window contains:
- the leuB gene encoding 3-isopropylmalate dehydrogenase, encoding MATRNLLLLPGDGIGPEAMAEVRKLISAMNEKLGSGFTTEEGLVGGSAYDAHGQAISDADMAKAMAADAVLFGAVGGPKWDAVPYEVRPEAGLLRLRKDMELFANLRPAICYPALAGSSSLKQDVVEGLDILIVRELTGGVYFGEPKQIIDLGNGQKRGIDTQVYDTFEIERISGVAFELARTRKNRVTSMEKRNVMKSGVLWNEVVTATHKARYADVKLDHMLADAGGMQLVRWPKQFDVIVTDNLFGDMLSDVAAMLTGSLGMLPSASLGAPDALTGKRKALYEPVHGSAPDIAGQGIANPIAMLASFAMCLRYSFNMVAEADRLEAAIAAVLDDGLRTKDIMSEGKTEVGTTQMGDAIVAKFFA
- a CDS encoding RidA family protein, with the protein product MRKLISTGSPFEKTAGYSRAVVQGDWCFVSGTTGYDYATMTMPDNVEAQTRNCLATIAKALKDGGFDMADVVRAHYYITDQAYVDLVFPILGETFGDIRPAATMIVCQLNKPEMKIEIEVTALKRL
- a CDS encoding DUF805 domain-containing protein, whose product is MRGEMLHYDEAQGFGFIEGADGNRYGFTREDLRQAMAVGKGTEVEFTPSGGQARDVFPIHAPVARSAGPMPQPGRSVPQFGRRGVADSQPAPAQAVPRAPRYEPAYSDAAYGEPSTGLWSYFWRAITTNYVNFSGRARRKEYWAFTLFMILGGVVLGALIGIFAAVSGQDEQSLPIMVLFLLSAFGLAMVLPSIAVTVRRIHDLGLSGWFYLLIFVPFGGFVLLVFTLLPSQKHDNKWGPVPEGVSVPALYIPDA
- a CDS encoding helix-turn-helix domain-containing protein, yielding MSGQFFGRHEDAVQAAVASDEAARSALVASWRRSSRLHRLDPGEHKPPQRLTEQELRDARQRIEPLIHAAQASLDRLYLAVGGVGCCVLLADRDGVPIERRGAISDNQTFHKWGLWTGTIWSEESEGTNGIGTCLVEQRALTIHRDQHFFARNTALSCTTTPIYDHEGNVAAALDVSSCRADLTEGFVNLIALAVNDAARRIEADNFRLAFPEARILLTPAAERNPGAMVAVDADDLVIGATRQARLAHGITREQLERRLPVADLLGMPQRVSGDLDEAERAALHRALARADGNVSAAAQKLGISRATLHRKLNRLGIRRDH
- a CDS encoding endonuclease/exonuclease/phosphatase family protein, producing the protein MRILSLNGWGGRLGEELVTYVGDAEPDVLCLQEATSTPAATSPWLTYRDGGGELLQRANLFAEVASALPDHQAFFCPAARGPLHDGDRMLQSEWGLATFVRCSLPIVGQMQDFIHGAFSADGFGEHPRSRNAHAVRLHDYATGRTTVVVHLHGLRELDGKGDSPARDAQTARLIELIDRIRHHGDGLVVCGDFNVLPESRMLSALRDIGLTELVTSRGFTDTRTSHYLKSPRYADYMLVSGNADVRGFEVVEEPEISDHRALLLEIG
- a CDS encoding ABC transporter ATP-binding protein/permease; this encodes MRSFWGLMRAYWFSDRWKEAWGLTLVIALLTALSSKASVWMAEASGELVNSIAFFHDPANVTPLASLLTAAGTLFILVLLKDAGFTGIRHLFSTTLHRKWRGWLDGRFNAALLDANHTHFHVQHDAGEGRAAPDNIDQRVQDAIKGMTGGAIGLAMGVMSVATSLFFVGQKLWETSAPVRGLEFLGDYGSFVLALGAVAAYVPLNTFIAMKLGGLMERLNVRMQQAEGSYRGEMNTLLRRSFHVAASRGEGVQQAMHERHYRDIDKTWARLNTVNAGYMSFELIYNFVAARFIAYGPGLIPYMQGQINLKGYVTGAELVNSLIGQCSWFIQVMPAIATLRANSVRVIDLAEAIENVQQPQQHYGRTGQAEFRFASQHAVFGLALRNLELMHRGSDVQPFLTVTSLRFRRGEWSFVRGESGCGKTSLVKAINGLWPYGRGDIVFPENVSAFYATQDVKLPQVTLKQLVCLPGSAEGHSEAKVAVALHKAGLGDFIEHLDSELHDGRIWEQVFSGGQKQKLVAARILLHQPGLLFLDEATGALDHEAKIAFHRAIKDNCPGVTVISVMHDPVPPRAADGSEFYDSIVSIADGTATKQAISSLPAELTTLLDQPLPVRPWPKRGQRVKLTDR
- a CDS encoding DUF779 domain-containing protein, with product MSSHHPLDKVSATPGAVALLDEIIADHGPVLFHQSGGCCDGSSPMCYPRSDFIVGDLDVLMGTIGDTPVYISASQYEAWKHTDLIIDVVPGRGGMFSLDNGREKRFLTRSIICAVPLPGSV
- a CDS encoding LysE family transporter, with the translated sequence MQQQLFAVPAIEPVLALIATALVVMGSPGPSTISVTALGSAFGLRRSLPYLAGVIIGTSVVLVAVAAGLASVVLSQPRLAPLLLGLSALYILYLAFAIATAPPLAETPAQALAPGFTGGLLLALANPKAYVVIGAVFAGTQLGLRPELIETSVKTAILLALIVVIHFAWFGAGTAFAGLLRRPLLSRIVNLAFAAALVVTTLSSLRTLW
- the adh gene encoding aldehyde dehydrogenase; its protein translation is MNKVEFSRTAKIPFAKRYDNYIGGAWVAPKSGRYFENVSPVTGRPLGEVARSDAADIEAALDAAHKAKDAWGKTAPATRALILNRIADRMEENLDCLALAETWDNGKPIRETTAADVPLAIDHFRYFAGALRGQEGSLSQIDDDTVAYHFHEPLGVVGQIIPWNFPLLMACWKLAPALAAGNCVVLKPAEQTPATIMLWADLIGDLLPEGVLNIVNGFGLEAGKPLASSPRIAKIAFTGETTTGRLIMQYASQNLIPVTLELGGKSPNIFFQDVTAEDDDFFDKAIEGFVMFALNQGEVCTCPSRALVHEKIYDKFMERALKRVEAIVQGDPLDPATMIGAQASSEQLEKILSYMDIGRQEGAEVLTGGERAHLPGDLAGGYYVKPTVFKGHNKMRIFQEEIFGPVVSVTTFKDDDDALSIANDTLYGLGAGIWSRDANRLYRFGRAIQAGRVWTNCYHAYPAHAAFGGYKQSGIGRETHKMMLDHYQQTKNMLVSYSPKKLGFF